DNA sequence from the Pomacea canaliculata isolate SZHN2017 linkage group LG7, ASM307304v1, whole genome shotgun sequence genome:
TAGCATAAAATCAGCTTGGTAAACATTCCCTGAAAGCATTTATTGATTCCTTTAAAATctctgttaagaaaaaaatcaatggaaataatttttcttatattctttATCTCAAAAAGTGAAGGCCAAAGAATTTCACATTTACCAGCAGGAATTAATTTGTTGTTCGTTGTAAAGATGACAGGGTAGCTTCGACCGCCTGGTGAGACAGTGACAAACAAGCTGTTGTTGACTTCTGGTGAAAGTCTTGTGTTGAAATAACAGGAACCTGACACCTTCACTTCACTCTCAGTGATCTTGTTACTGGTGGGTAACGTCGTCATGGTGACAGTTTCTAAGCTTTCGttctaaaacaatattgtgaagaatgtttttgtatttataaagaCACCTTCCCTGTAAATGGAATAGCAACAGATAAAATTGAATACATATactgacacatcatcatcagcagcagcagtagaaTTGCTGTTATTATGTATGTTGTTTAAAGAGctttaattcttattttggGGTTAAGCTCTAtctaaactttattattatttatcatcacACAAGATGGATTTTAAGAAGAACatgtgtgaaaaatattagaaaaatatggCTTGCACTCACATTATGCTCTGTACAACAACATTGAAACCGgcaaatagaaaataatttgctATTTGTTAGCTCTCACCTTATCCCTCACTACAAGCAGGTGACACTTGTAGATTCTACGTGACGAGTAGACGCTTCCGATGACACAGGACACATTTACAGACAGAGTAGTTTCAACTCCTTCACATGACACATTCTCTGGTGAATCTGTTAAATGCCACACTTCAGTAACTTTAAATATTCCTAACgcagatgtaaaaaataaagtagagagaaaaaataaccatgcacacacacacacacacgtgtgaatgagagaagaaaaattgtttgtctctccctccctctctccctccctccctctccctccctctctccctccccctctccctctctccctctcatatattttatatataagtAGATAAACTATTGTTTAATTTATAGTTGTGGATAAAGAATACGTACTGACAAAAAATATAGCCACTGACGTAAACGAAGAATACTAGAACACTTAGTTGAGTAAATATGTCAAATACATAATCTATCGAATAAAAACTACTCACACACGTAGTTCAGAGTACAGTTAGCTGATCCGATGCTGTAAGTGTTGTTTATAAGAACACATTCCAGACTGCCGTTGACTAGCTCAATATTCTCGTGTATCTTCGTGTTGTTCTCAGCGTTGACGGTTATTCTTTTACTGTGAGCTCCTGTTACAGTTGCCTCGAATATCTCGCTGAATGGCGCCGAGACTAACATGGTACAGCTGCTTTGCGTGCATTCTGCAAACCTGTGAGACTGATTTTGATGCCAGTGTAGTCTCCATTGTATGTCTCCGTCACCTGTGCAGGTGATAAACGTTTTCTGACCAGCCACTACTTCCACGAGGCCTTCATTGACACACTGCTCAATTTTTACTTCTGTAAAAAATGAAGCAGAAATAATGCTAGTATTCTACCATGTGCCTCTAgtgtctctctcgctctctccttcttttcctcctctctctctctctcacgacaCATACCATCATTTACCCACTATTTGTTTCCACATACATAGCATGCGTACActacataataaaatacaaacgcTAATAAATACATaccacacataaatacatatagTTATTGatgcattattttataaaaagtaagcagtcagtgacatttttttaacaaaatcctGACGGAAAGTATTTCGCCATTAATTTCTTAAGAAGTCTACACTTGATCACCTCTAGCCACGGCCGGACACAACTGAAGAAGTAAAGCTGTCCACAAAGTCCATACTCCG
Encoded proteins:
- the LOC112568530 gene encoding uncharacterized protein LOC112568530, encoding MKPVCVLRLDTERQVLAQRLLNTQRFVRMFWNIGVWTLWTALLLQLCPAVAREVKIEQCVNEGLVEVVAGQKTFITCTGDGDIQWRLHWHQNQSHRFAECTQSSCTMLVSAPFSEIFEATVTGAHSKRITVNAENNTKIHENIELVNGSLECVLINNTYSIGSANCTLNYVYSPENVSCEGVETTLSVNVSCVIGSVYSSRRIYKCHLLVVRDKVRANK